aggataagagggaaggtcctctcctggatcagtaactggattaaaaaacatgaagcaaaagacaaaaataaatgctcagttttcagagtggagaagtGAATTGTGgtatcccccaaggatctgtactgggaccagtgctgttcaacatattaataaattatctgaaaaaaggggtaaacagtgaggaggcaaaatttgcagatgcaaaattactcaagacagctaagtccaaagcagagtgcgaagagttacaaaggatcTCATAAGACttggtgactggacaacaaaatggcagatgaaattcaatgttgataaatgcaaagtaatgcacattggaaaacataatcccaactatacatataaaatgatggggtctaaattagctgttaccattcaagaaagaaatTTTACAGTCATTGTGGACAGTACTCTGGAAacatcctctcaatgtgcagcaccagtcaaaaaagctaacagaatgttaggaaccactaggaaagggatagataatgagacagaaaagatcataatgccactatataaatccatggcacacccacaccttgaatactgcatgcagttctggttgcccatcttatcaaagatatattagaaatggaaaaggcacccagggcaacaaaaatgattaagggtatggaacagcttccatatgaggggagattaaaaagactgggacttctccttttccaagctgaaatgactaaggggtgatatgataaATGTCTAtagaatcatgaatggtgtggagaaagtgaatacagaagtgttgtttacctcttcacataacacaagaagcaggggtcaccctatgaaattaataggcagcaggtttaaaacaaacaaaaggaagtacttcttcacatagtGCACAATCAACCTATGAAacattgctaggggatgttgtgaaggccagaagtataactgggttcaaaaaagactgagataagttcatggaggataggtccatcaaaggctattagccaagatgatcaaggATGCATCCTCATGCTCTGCGTGTCCCTAGtttctgtttgccggaagctgggagtggatggatccactcgatgattgcctgttctgttcattctctctgaagcacctggcattggccactgtcggaagacaggatactaggcaatatggaccattgctctgatccactgaggccattcttatgttctcattagTTGCTGCAAATTCACTGTTTCGTGGCTTGGCAACATATTATTTTCATGTAAATTTCTGAACTCTTAAGATAGCTTTTGATTTATCTTTTTTATATTCAGCATTGATTACACTGCTGACACCAGCAATATAATAATAAAGATGCTAAAATTGGAGGTCTTGATTCTGCACTAATTGGCTATTTGGTAGAACCATAAAGTTGAGGTTAGTATCAACTGAATTTCTAAACAGGTTCAGTTTTCCTTTTTCAATCTGGTACAGTTTTGCTCATAAGTACCGTTCCCAACCTGCAACGGCAACTTGTTTGTCATTTTCAAAAGGTCTTTCTGAGTCGAGACCAGCAGGCGTGTATTATGGCACTACTGTACTTTCAATACATTAACCCTTTCATGATAAGGAAGGAGGAGGCCCTTGTGATGGACACGTTTTATAAAAGCAGATATGAAAAGCACTACTTTCATGTCATTAGGTTTAGACACCTCTGTTGTCTCACTTTAGTGCTTTTGTTAAATAAAGGTCAACCTTGACACAGACTTTCTGTGAATTTTGGAGCAAAGTTATGCCAATGCTGAGCAGTTGCTCTCGAAATGGACCAACTTGGGCTCTCTTCAGTGCGTCCTTGTCTCTGGAATGGGCAATAATTGCAGAAGGGATTTCGTTTGTTGCTGTTGTGCACTTGTCTGATATCAATGACTTCCTGTCTCTTCCAGGCTTATGGGGGTGCATATGATGTGATGAGTTCGAAGCATTTACGAGGAGATGTTAATTACGCATGGCCTACAGCAGAGGTTGCAGTAATGGGTGCAAAGGTAAATGCAGGCTGTGTTTCACTTCTGACTTCCAGCAGCCATAGCCATCTCTGAAAATCATTGAGGAGGCTTGCTGAGATTAATACAACTGATTTTCTCTGAAGTATTTTACAAGTTTATAGCACAGCTTTTACTGTCGTGCTTTAAATTCTGTGCCTTAAATAAAAGAGCTTTTTTTCACAATGGATTAATTATTTCAGTCCAGTTTCAGGGCATGTTTGTATGTCTTTCTAGGGTGCGGTCCGGATCATTTTCAGAGGAAAAGAGACAGATGCAGAAGCAGAATATGTGAATAAGTTTGCAAATCCCTTCCCTGCGGCTGTCAGAGGTACCTGGGACTTTGATCTTCGAGTTCCTTTCTTAAATTCCTTGCTTAAAGTCCTTTGAAAGTCAAATTTCACTTGTGTGGTCTGTGGTCACTGGCTAATACTTTGATCAAATATTAGGTTAATCACGCAGGGCATTTTAAAGACAAGGGATTTAGGAATGAAAGTGGTACTAATCATAATTTGGAAATTATTcaaacactcttatttttttattattattattttattttccaaattcCAGCTACAAAACAACACATCTGAAGGGCTTCTAATACAATTTCTTTGAGGCACTGGTGAGATGTAGGGCACAGGGCCATGTCTAAGGTGCTGATAAGCATATTAAAAATGTTCTAAATTGAGAGGCATTTCAAAACTTGGACAACTTCCATAGTACTTCAGAGCACTCTGACAGTTTGGGTGGAGTTTAATGAGGTGTGCTGGTCAACTTTAGAAGGGACCAGACTTCTGGCTCAGCTTCAGTTCCCCAACATACACTACTGCCCCCAGGTGGTAGGCACttggtttttgttgttagtggatttaattctgtatttccatatatttaaaagtttatttCTTATAAGTTGAACCTTAAAGTGCatttttactctgaaaaatgtgtgtgtagaaATGTGTCTTTCTCAATCGGATGATCAGTTCCCCGTATGTTTTAGTTACATCTGTTTACTCTACTGATCAGTATATTCATTTGTACCACTTTTTAGTCCCGTCAGTAGCACAGTGTGGTAGCATGCACAACAAGATGGATTGTTTTCTGGCTAGTGGATTATCAACAGAAGTGTTAAatgttttcactgcagtgtttATTGTTGGGGCTtgagccagaaaaaaaaacagaatttcaCTATCAGATGCCAGGTTGAATTCGCAGAATTGACAGAGAATACATCTTGTCATTTGTAAACTGAACTGACTTGATTTGAACTGCAAGAGACTATACATATAGAACTTCCCAATGAAATTTACAGTTATTCTTGAATTGAGCCCCACTGTAAGTCTAAATTTCTTGGCTTTCTGTTGTTTACTTATTTGATGATAAAGTTTATGCAAGGCTTTTTAAGTTATTGAAACACATTGTCAACTTTAACTTCAGTTTAATTCAAATGCTTCTCTTGTGAGTTAAGTTACAAATTAGCAGTTGCATGCAGTTCTCTAATACATGAATTGTTTAGTTACTGCATAGTTTTGATGTTGCAAAGTAATTACAACGAGATATATTGTGGTTGGGAGGCAAAAGTGTTTGTGTGTAATTTGTTTTTGGTAAATTAAACAGGGTTTGTTGATGATATCATTGAACCTTCTACCACTCGAATCCGCATTTGCCGTGATCTGGAAGTGCTGGCTAGCAAAACGCAATCCAATCCCTGGAAGAAGCATGCGAACATTCCACTGTGAATATGATgaagaattggttacaaaatgaagCCACTTTTAAGACATGCAGAAGTGTTCTGAATACATATATTCTTTAGTTAAAGTGGAGAACTTGAACTTAGCACTATgaacatttcttttaattttaatttgcttAAGTATTATATAGCAATAAATTTTGAGAGAGTGATTTTATCTGGTATAACATGATTACTTTTAATTAACAGATTCTTTATTCAGCCAACAGTCCTGAAATTGCTTCCTCCTTAGAAATCATGAGTCCAAACAGATTCCAAGACCTCAGGGTCTGATCTTCTGGGATGGAGACAGGGAAGGAATGTCCCTTGAGTTCATTGGCTTTCCATCGTTGTTTGGCACAGACAGAAAGGGCTCCAATAGAGAATCATGCCTTTGGATCCAGTCAGACCTTGATATAGTTGGGATTTGGGCAGGACAACGGTCTGGGAAGGATGCATCATCTCTGGATCCTGGCTTGTTGGTTCCATCCCTGTATTACAGCACCCATCAAATTTGTTAGCCAAAACTCCCAGTATGCTCCCTCTAATGGTGCTGATGGTAGGGTTCTTGTTGCATTTGGAACCATCCTGAATGCAGAGTCTTGAGGAATTTGCTCGTGGGCTCCATGGTTTCACTTCCTCTAATGTTCTCTCCAGAACAGCTAGTTTTACGCACCCATTGAAGCAACACTCTTTGGGTGAGATTGCATTCTCATATGTGGGTGTAATAACACTTGGTGGGTAGAAACTTAATTGTTTGTCTAATTAAAGTTGGATTAAATGAAAGGGGTAAAATGTGCAAAAGTATCCTGACATTGCTCAATTCATTGTTACTTTTATCACAACTTTCTGTTGCTCTTTATGACAAGAGCTTGACTGAAAGTAAATTAATATATAACAGTGGAAATTGGTAATGGATAATGGAAAATAAACACGGTGTGCAAATTACTGCACTCCAACATGCAGATTTGTCCATTTGGGAAATTTAAATAGCACACTGAGTGGTGTGTTAAGTGCTTTGTGTGTAAGGGACTGGTGCCTTGTTCCTGTGGGGTGTGATGTTGCGGATTGTCAGAAATCAGGACctacagcagagccagtctctgggcaacctaaCAAGCGCAGCCAGCATGTAGTAGGCTGTCTGATTGGCTTCACTGCCTGAGCAGTGGAAAGAGCCAGCAGACAGGCTCTTAAGTTcagcagctgctcaaagcattcacCCACAGCTGTGGTAGCTCCTACACCTACTTGTTCCCAGTCTTGCTCCCACCTTCTTCCAGCCCTGCTCCGGTCTTTCCCCAGTCTTGCCTTGCTTCAGGTAACAGGCTTTTGACGCTCGGCTCCAATTCCTGTCTTTTTCTTTAACTCTGGCATTTGACTTttgactctggttctgaccctgaGCTCCAATTCCTGACTATctactcctgctccaaccactagatgCAACCACAGTGTGCTGGTCTGTAACGCAGATGTAGGTGTCATGTGTGAGGATGTTGGCATTGCTTCAATTATGTGATTTTTCGCTTTTTAATTTTCATGTATAAGGTTTATTTGTTGTATGTATGACACtgagaaaatgaaattaaaatccaCAAAGAAAGAGAACAATTGGTAATGTTTTCCACTACCAACACCGTGACATCAGACTACATGCATGTCTGCTATAAAACAGTACAGGGacgcacgcgtgcacacacacacagaaaggttggggggcagagagaTGATTAGAGGAAAGAAGTAAGCAGGCCAAGGCGGGTTACACagcctctgctgtcagcaaagtGTACATCTGTGACTGCAGCGAGCATAATCCAGCTGATTTAAATACCTAACTGTAGTACTGTGTGGTGGAAATGGGTATCTGAGTGCAAAGTAATTTTATCTAAAAATTACTAAAAGAACACGACCAGATTATTAAAATTGATAACTGGGGAATTATTAACTGATTGTCAGGTGACTAGTTCAGGGaaactaaaatcaaaatatcTATTTGTGTTTTTAGATAAGGGAAGTGCAATAAATTTTATATACTTGAACTTCAGTAAAATATTTGATAAGGtgcacatgggaaattattaattaaattagggaagatggggatcagtacaagAATTGTAAGATAGGAACTGGCTAAAGGTGAGATCAGtattatttgatatttttgtcAATGacattggcacaaaaagcaggagcaTGCTGATGAAACAAAGTTGGCAGCATCAATACAGAAGGAAATCACAATATTATACAGGCAGATCTGGACGACCTTGAAGACTGTAGTgaaagaaatgggatgaaattcagtagtacaaagtgcaaggtcacttagggtctaataataagaatttctgctacaagcagGAGGCTCATCAGTTGAAAGCAACAGAAGAGGAAAGACACCTGGTTGTGTGCGTTGAtcgcaggatgactatgagccatcagTGTGACGCaactgaaaaaggcaaatgctatCCTAAAATGTGTCagacaaggtatttccagtagcgaTAGGGAAGTATTAACgctattatacaaggcactggtaagacctctttggaatactgtgtacatttCTGGTCACTAATGTTAAAGAAAGAGTAACTGGAAAGAGCTTGGCTTTTTTAATCTACCAAAAAGAAGTCTGAAAGGGTATATGatggctctctataaatacattcagGGTAATACCAGGGAGGATGAAGAggtatttaagctaaaggacagtgtTGGTACAAAACCAAATGGATATAAGTTGGCCATGAAGAAATTCAGGCTGGTAATTAGAAGTTTCTAACCTCCTTCTCCAATTTCCTGCACATGGATTCCACTTACAGTGTCCATGTGCCCCAGCACAGGAGTTCGAAGCATTTTCACTAGTAGTGTCCTGTAGCAGTCGTGCATGGATCCTGCATGCGCTTGTGTCCTCATAAAGGTCATTCTTATAACTGTTTCCCATGACAGCTGTCTGTACTGTCTGGGTGAGGAACATATCATTAAGCCCTgttctacactaggactttaggtcgaatttagcagcgttaaatcgatgtaaacctgcacccgtccacacgatgaagccctttatttcgacttaaagggctctttaaatcGATTTTGttactccacctctgacaagtggacaagtgcttaaattggccttgtcggatcgaatttggggtactgtggacacaatttggcggtattggcctccgggagctatcccagagtgctccattgtgacggctctggacagcactctcaactcagatgcactggccaggtagacaggaaaagaaccacaaacatttgaatctcatttcctgtttggccagcatggcaagttgcaggtgaccatgcagagttcatcagcagaggtgaccatgatggagtcccagaatcgcaaaagagctccagcatggactgaacaggaggtacgggatctgatggctgtatggggagaggaatccgtgctatcagaactccgttccagttttcgaaatgccaaaacctttgtcaaaatctcccagggcatgaaggacagaggccataacagggacccgaaccagtgctgcatgaaacttaaggagctgaggcaagcctaccagaaaatcagagaggcgaacggccactccagggcagagccccaaacgtgccgcttctgtgatgagctgcatgccattttagggggttcagccaccactaccccagccgtgttgtttgactccttcaatggagatggaggcaacacagaagcaggttttggggatgatgatgatgatgaggttgtagatagctcacagcaagcaagtggagaaaccggttttcccgacagccaggaactgtttctcaccctggacctggagccagtaccccccgaacccacccaaggctgcctcctggacccggcaggcagagaagggacctccggtgagtgtaccttttaaaatactattcatggtttaaaagcaagcatgtgaaaggattactttgccctggcattcgcggctctcctggatgtactcccaaagcctttgcaaaaggtttctggggagggcagccttattgcgtcctccatggtaggacactttaccactccaggccagtagcacgtactcgggaatcattgtacaacaaagcattgcagtgtatgtttgccggcgttcaaacaacatccgttctttatctctctgtgttatcctcagaagagtgagatatcattcatggtcacctggttgaaatagggtgcttttcttcaggggacactcagaggtgcccgttcctgctgggctatttgcctatggctgaacagaaatgttccccgctgttagccacggggaggggggagggttgagggggtagccatgcggtggggggaggcaaaatgtgaccttgtaacgaaagcacatgtgctatgtatgtaatgttaacagcaaggtttaccctgaaagagcgtagccattgttttataaaatgtctttttaaataccgctgtccctttttttttctccaccagctgcatatgtttcaatgatcacaggatcttctccttcccagaggctagtgaagattagaaagaaaaaaaaacgcactcgtgatgaaatgttctctgagctcatgctgtcctcccacactgacagagcacagacaaatgcatggaggcaaataatgtcagagtgcaggaaagcacaaaatgactgggaggagaggtggtgggctgcagagagtaagtggcgggctgaagacagggctgaagctcaaatgtggcggcagcgtgatgagaggattcaatgctgaggctgctggaggatcaaaccaatatgctccagcatatggttgagctgcagccaAGGCAGCTGGAGGACAGACTGCCGCTAcatcccctgtgtaaccaaccaccctcctccccaagttccatagcctcctcacccagacgcccaagaacgcggtgggggggcctccggccaaccagctactccaccacagaggattgcccaaaaaacagaaggctggcattcaataaattttaaagttgtaaacttttaaagtgctgtgtggcattttccttccctcctccaccacccctcctgggctaccttggtagtcatccccctatttgtgtgatgaatgaataaagaatgcatgaatgtgaagcaacaatgactttattgcctctgcaaggggtgatcgaagggaggagaggagggtggttagcttacagggaagtagagtgaaccaaggggcggggggtttcatcaaggagaaacaaacagaactttcacaccgtagcctgtccagtcatgaaactggttttcaaagcttctctgatgtgtaccgcgccctcctgtgctcttctaaccgccctggtgtgtggctgtgcgtaaccagaaGCCAGgtgatttgtctcaacctcccaccccgccataaacgtctcccccttactctcacagatattgtggattgcacagcaagcagtaataacagtgggaatattggtttcgctgaggtctaagcgagtcagtaaactgcgccagcgcgcctttaaacgtccaaatgcacattctaccaccattctgcacttgctcagcctgtagttgaacagctcctgactactgtccaggctgcctgtgtacagcttcatgagccatggcattaaggggtaggataactataggcatttcaacaagaataactataggcatttcaacatccccaacagttattttctggtctgggaataaagtcccttcctgcagcttttgaaacagaccagagttcctgaagatgcgagcgtcatgtacctttcccggccatcccacgttgatgttggtgaaacgtcccttgtgatccaccagagcttgcagcactattgaaaagtaccccttgcggtttatgtacttgccagcttggtgctctggtgccaagatagggatatggttccgtctatggccccaccacagttaggaaatcccattgcagcaaagccatccactatgacctgcacatttcccagggtcactaccctagatatcagcagatctttgattgcgtgggctacttgcatcacagcagcccccacagtagatttgcccactccaaattgattcccaactgaccggtagctgtctggcgttgcaagcttccagatggctatcgccactcgcttctcaactgtgagggctgctctcatcttggtatgcatgcgcttcagggcaggggaaaacaagtcacaaagttccatgaaagtgcccttacgcatgcgaaagtttcgcagccactgggaatcgtcccagacccgcaacactatgcggtcccaccagtctgtgcttgtttcccgagcccagaatcggcgttccacagcatgaacctgccccattagcaccatgatgcatgcattggcagggcccatgctttcagagaaatctgtgtccatgtcccgatcactcacatgaccgtgctgacgtcgcctcctcacccggtatcgctctgccaggtctggtgctgcatatactgctggataatgcgtgtggtgtttaatgtgctcctaattgccaaagtgagctgagcggcctccatgcttgccttggtatggcgtccgcacagaaaaaaggcgcggaacgattgtctgccgttgctctgacggagggaggggcgactgacgacatggcttaccgGATTGGCttgcagggaattaaaatcaacaaagggggtggctttacatcaaggagtatttcaggcaggacttcacggggggttccaataagaaatggtgcacctaagtaattgttcttattggaacaagcaggttggtctggcctctgattgatacatggctagatttacctcgctgcaccttctctgtgagtgactgcagtgtgacctagaggaatgagtcccctagacaggggagggggggaaacaaatgagtacaaaacaaatctggtctatttcttgatttgatccactccatctatcttttacatctttggctggcagcagacggtgcagaaggactgtaagccatccacatctcttggctgctcagcagaagatggtacaataggcctgctagccatcctcatctcttgcctgcctgacagaagatggtacaataggactgctagcaatctgtatcgcctgccttctcaccataagatggttcaataagactgactgcaggactaaagagaatgacctggtcaagtcacttctaatgtagtccctgcacccatgtctgcccaggcgctcctggccgacgtggccaggagcacctcggacatgacgatgatggctaccagtcctattgtaccgtctgctgccacaaggcaaggagctgctgctgctgtgtagcaatgcagtaccacgtctgccagcacccaggagacatacggtgacggttacctgagcaggctccatgcttgccgtggtatggcatctgcacaggtaactcaagaaaaaaggcgcaaaacgattgtctgctgctgctttcatggagggagggcgGGAATGGGGGCCTggcgatatgtacccagaaccacccacgacaatgttttagccccatcaggcattgggatctcaacccagaattccaatgggcagcggagactgcgggaaccgtgggatagctacccacagtacaacacactggaagtcgacgcttgcctcagtactgtggaagcactccgccgagttaatgcacttagagcattttctgtggggacacacacactcgaatatataaaaacgatttctaaaaaaccgacttctataattcaacctaatttcgtagtgtagacataccccaagtgtgAGATTTGCAAGTCCTTCAAGAAGTGcacacaaaaggagagagagtCCAGAATGAAGCTTTTTCTGATGGAAAGCTCCAAGAGAGCTACTTCAGACTCAGAGACTTCTGTTTTCACGTCGTCTCTCTCCAGTGCTCCTGTCACCAGAAATGTGACACCTAATTCTGGAGCAATTAAGTAGACAAAAGAGACTCAGAAAGGTTCTCCAGAGAGTCAGGGACCGCTGCTGTCCAAGGACTGAGTGTCTGACTCTCAATTTCACAGCACTGAGCTCTGTCTCTGCTTCCAAGAGTCTTCAAAGGAGGAAGACTTCAAAGGAGCCTCTCGTGCTGGGGATTGCAGAACAGCTAGTGCAGATGAGCTCTTCCTGGTGTGGGGAAAAAGAGGAACTAGGAGCTGATACAGAAACTACCCCCTTCTTCAGCTGAAAGATCTCAGGGAAAAAAAGGATCATCTGCCTTCCTTCTCTTCAGCACCATCTACAGCAGCACTGCCTCTCTCAGAACCAGAGTGCTCAGGACAGTCTTCTGCAGAGCTTCCCCTGTAGGCACTGGCAGCTTTGATCAAAGCCTGCTCAGCACCAGCAGGTTCAGGTGCAGAGAAAGCTTCAAAGTAGAGAGCGGCACCTACAGCATCCTCACTACAGAGAGCTTTTACAACTACATTTTCAGCTCCAAAAGCTTCTTTTGTATCTTCACCAAACTTCAGGGTCACTCCAGAACCTCAGTCACCAGTCCTGGAGGTTTCCCCGATCTCGGTGCCAGACAGATCGTCTCCTCAAAAAGAAGTGAGGGTACCTCTAATGAAAATGTCTTTGAACCAGCATGTCAATGCAATTAAGGATTTGAGTACCATTTAGATTATTCAGTCTCTTGCCATGGCTTCTGCATTAGAGGTTTCTTCCTCCAAAGTCTCTGATTCCTCTGCAGACTCTGACAGGAGCCCTCCACAAAGAGGGAAATCACACGGGTTGAAAGAAAATAAGTCTAGGGAGGCATATGGAAAAGAGCCTCCTAATAGTCCTGAGAATGCTAATTCTAACTCTGCTGCTTCGTTCTCTTCAAACTGGgcaaacatccctttctcctatGGTCCACAACTGTGGCCATATTGGCCCTCATGTCCTCAGTAATCACAATTTCAAGGACAAATTCTCCCACAATATACAGGATCTATTTGTGAGTGACCTGCTATAAACT
This DNA window, taken from Caretta caretta isolate rCarCar2 chromosome 9, rCarCar1.hap1, whole genome shotgun sequence, encodes the following:
- the LOC125642272 gene encoding uncharacterized protein LOC125642272, whose amino-acid sequence is MQSSSAEVTMMESQNRKRAPAWTEQEVRDLMAVWGEESVLSELRSSFRNAKTFVKISQGMKDRGHNRDPNQCCMKLKELRQAYQKIREANGHSRAEPQTCRFCDELHAILGGSATTTPAVLFDSFNGDGGNTEAGFGDDDDDEVVDSSQQASGETGFPDSQELFLTLDLEPVPPEPTQGCLLDPAGREGTSAAYVSMITGSSPSQRLVKIRKKKKRTRDEMFSELMLSSHTDRAQTNAWRQIMSECRKAQNDWEERWWAAESKWRAEDRAEAQMWRQRDERIQC